Proteins from a genomic interval of Gossypium hirsutum isolate 1008001.06 chromosome A09, Gossypium_hirsutum_v2.1, whole genome shotgun sequence:
- the LOC107888873 gene encoding mitogen-activated protein kinase kinase kinase NPK1 isoform X1: protein MQELVGSVRRSFVFRSSTSGDDAGGGLGGFVEKIGASIRRSRIGLFAKPPAPPALPSVKKRDAPTIRWRKGELIGCGAFGRVYMGMNLDSGELLAVKQVLIAANASKEKTQAHIRELEEEVKLLQNLSHPNIVRYLGTAREDDSLNILLEFVPGGSISSLLGKFGSFPESVIRMYTKQLLLGLEYLHKNRIVHRDIKGANILVDNKGCIKLADFGASKKVVELATINGAKSMKGTPYWMAPEVILQTGHSFSADIWSVGCTVIEMATGKPPWSQQYQEVAALFHIGTTKSHPPIPEHLSPEAKDLLLKCLQKEPGLRPSASDLLQHPFVTGDYQEPHAVLRRSIMEPENLEMASGVNLRSSINSDIRSTCTGLKDVCEMGSVSCSTAFLGKFSEPGAYWRGSNCDNSMCEIDDKDDLEFNASVKFSSVLSSADLNKSFNPMCEPTEDWPPKLDQSSELRRSGVNLSLNETMEAASTAGMSGKEENGFTFLCGPPTGDDDEEVTESKIRAFLDEKALELKKLQSPLYEQFYNTLNGSLPTSVGTANGENILSLPPKSRSPKRLPSRRLSAVADAANMVSSKSRMNHFSNTAVVHDRTLQEIQPLSVEEWKGQDIISPSMSFSERQRRWKEELDQELERKREMLRKTSSPKDKFLFGQREQIQSPFPGK, encoded by the exons ATGCAGGAGCTTGTTGGATCGGTTCGCCGGTCCTTTGTCTTTAGGTCTTCAACCTCCGGCGACGATGCCGGTGGAGGACTTGGAGGCTTTGTTGAGAAGATCGGCGCCAGCATTCGCAGATCGCGAATCGGCTTGTTCGCTAAGCCACCTGCTCCACCCGCTCTTCCTTCTGTTAAAAAAAGGGACGCTCCTACGATCCGGTGGCGGAAGGGCGAGTTGATTGGTTGTGGCGCCTTTGGTCGGGTTTACATGGGGATGAATCTTGACTCCGGCGAGTTACTAGCTGTTAAACAG GTTTTGATAGCGGCAAATGCTTCAAAGGAGAAAACACAG GCTCATATTAGAGAGCTAGAAGAAGAAGTGAAGCTGCTACAGAATCTATCACATCCAAACATAGTT AGATATTTGGGCACCGCAAGAGAGGACGATTCGTTGAATATTCTATTGGAGTTTGTACCGGGTGGATCCATTTCCTCACTTTTGGGGAAGTTTGGATCTTTCCCCGAATCT GTTATAAGAATGTACACTAAACAACTTTTGTTGGGACTGGAATATCTTCACAAAAATAGAATCGTGCATAGAGACATCAAG GGAGCAAACATTCTTGTGGATAACAAGGGTTGTATCAAACTAGCGGACTTCGGTGCATCCAAGAAAGTTGTCGAGTTG GCTACAATAAATGGAGCCAAATCAATGAAGGGAACTCCATATTGGATGGCTCCTGAAGTTATTCTCCAAACTGGGCATAGCTT CTCTGCCGATATATGGAGTGTTGGCTGTACTGTGATTGAGATGGCTACTGGAAAGCCCCCTTGGAGCCAACAGTATCAGGAG GTTGCTGCTCTCTTCCATATTGGGACAACTAAATCTCATCCACCCATCCCTGAGCATCTCTCCCCTGAGGCTAAAGACCTGTTGTTAAAATGCCTACAGAA GGAACCAGGACTGAGACCTAGTGCATCAGACTTGCTTCAG CACCCCTTTGTCACTGGGGACTATCAGGAACCTCATGCGGTGCTTCGTAGATCAATTATG GAACCTGAAAATCTGGAGATGGCATCTGGGGTGAACCTGAGAAGCTC AATAAATTCGGATATCAGGTCAACCTGCACGGGTTTAAAGGACGTTTGTGAAATGGGTAGTGTGAGTTGCTCTACAGCATTTCTTGGGAAATTCTCAGAACCAGGAGCCTATTGGAGGGGAAGCAATTGTGACAATAGCATGTGTGAGATAGATGACAAAGATGATCTAGAATTTAATGCTTCTGTAAAGTTCTCCTCTGTTTTATCATCTGCTGACTTGAATAAA AGTTTCAATCCCATGTGTGAACCCACTGAAGACTGGCCACCCAAATTAGATCAAAGTTCTGAGCTACGCCGAAGTGGAGTAAATTTGTCTTTGAATGAAACAATGGAAGCTGCTAGCACTGCTGGAATGTCTGGTAAGGAGGAGAATGGCTTCACTTTTCTTTGTGGACCTCCAACaggtgatgatgatgaagaagtaACAGAGTCAAAAATTAGAGCCTTCCTGGATGAAAAG GCTCTGGAACTGAAGAAGCTGCAATCTCCTCTGTATGAACAGTTCTACAACACATTGAATGGTAGTCTTCCAACTTCTGTTGGAACTGCAAATGGTGAAAATATTTTGAGCTTACCTCCTAAAAGTAGGTCACCTAAGCGGCTGCCTAGCAGAAGACTCTCAGCAGTTGCTGATGCTGCCAACATGGTCAGCTCAAAGAGTCGTATGAATCATTTCTCAAATACTGCAGTTGTTCATGACCGGACTTTACAAGAAATTCAGCCACTGTCTGTTGAGGAATGGAAAGGGCAGGATATAATTAGTCCGAG CATGAGCTTTTCTGAGAGACAAAGGAGATGGAAGGAAGAGCTTGACCAAGAGCTTGAGAGAAAGAGAG
- the LOC107888873 gene encoding mitogen-activated protein kinase kinase kinase NPK1 isoform X2 codes for MQELVGSVRRSFVFRSSTSGDDAGGGLGGFVEKIGASIRRSRIGLFAKPPAPPALPSVKKRDAPTIRWRKGELIGCGAFGRVYMGMNLDSGELLAVKQVLIAANASKEKTQAHIRELEEEVKLLQNLSHPNIVRYLGTAREDDSLNILLEFVPGGSISSLLGKFGSFPESVIRMYTKQLLLGLEYLHKNRIVHRDIKGANILVDNKGCIKLADFGASKKVVELATINGAKSMKGTPYWMAPEVILQTGHSFSADIWSVGCTVIEMATGKPPWSQQYQEVAALFHIGTTKSHPPIPEHLSPEAKDLLLKCLQKEPGLRPSASDLLQHPFVTGDYQEPHAVLRRSIMEPENLEMASGVNLRSSINSDIRSTCTGLKDVCEMGSVSCSTAFLGKFSEPGAYWRGSNCDNSMCEIDDKDDLEFNASSFNPMCEPTEDWPPKLDQSSELRRSGVNLSLNETMEAASTAGMSGKEENGFTFLCGPPTGDDDEEVTESKIRAFLDEKALELKKLQSPLYEQFYNTLNGSLPTSVGTANGENILSLPPKSRSPKRLPSRRLSAVADAANMVSSKSRMNHFSNTAVVHDRTLQEIQPLSVEEWKGQDIISPSMSFSERQRRWKEELDQELERKREMLRKTSSPKDKFLFGQREQIQSPFPGK; via the exons ATGCAGGAGCTTGTTGGATCGGTTCGCCGGTCCTTTGTCTTTAGGTCTTCAACCTCCGGCGACGATGCCGGTGGAGGACTTGGAGGCTTTGTTGAGAAGATCGGCGCCAGCATTCGCAGATCGCGAATCGGCTTGTTCGCTAAGCCACCTGCTCCACCCGCTCTTCCTTCTGTTAAAAAAAGGGACGCTCCTACGATCCGGTGGCGGAAGGGCGAGTTGATTGGTTGTGGCGCCTTTGGTCGGGTTTACATGGGGATGAATCTTGACTCCGGCGAGTTACTAGCTGTTAAACAG GTTTTGATAGCGGCAAATGCTTCAAAGGAGAAAACACAG GCTCATATTAGAGAGCTAGAAGAAGAAGTGAAGCTGCTACAGAATCTATCACATCCAAACATAGTT AGATATTTGGGCACCGCAAGAGAGGACGATTCGTTGAATATTCTATTGGAGTTTGTACCGGGTGGATCCATTTCCTCACTTTTGGGGAAGTTTGGATCTTTCCCCGAATCT GTTATAAGAATGTACACTAAACAACTTTTGTTGGGACTGGAATATCTTCACAAAAATAGAATCGTGCATAGAGACATCAAG GGAGCAAACATTCTTGTGGATAACAAGGGTTGTATCAAACTAGCGGACTTCGGTGCATCCAAGAAAGTTGTCGAGTTG GCTACAATAAATGGAGCCAAATCAATGAAGGGAACTCCATATTGGATGGCTCCTGAAGTTATTCTCCAAACTGGGCATAGCTT CTCTGCCGATATATGGAGTGTTGGCTGTACTGTGATTGAGATGGCTACTGGAAAGCCCCCTTGGAGCCAACAGTATCAGGAG GTTGCTGCTCTCTTCCATATTGGGACAACTAAATCTCATCCACCCATCCCTGAGCATCTCTCCCCTGAGGCTAAAGACCTGTTGTTAAAATGCCTACAGAA GGAACCAGGACTGAGACCTAGTGCATCAGACTTGCTTCAG CACCCCTTTGTCACTGGGGACTATCAGGAACCTCATGCGGTGCTTCGTAGATCAATTATG GAACCTGAAAATCTGGAGATGGCATCTGGGGTGAACCTGAGAAGCTC AATAAATTCGGATATCAGGTCAACCTGCACGGGTTTAAAGGACGTTTGTGAAATGGGTAGTGTGAGTTGCTCTACAGCATTTCTTGGGAAATTCTCAGAACCAGGAGCCTATTGGAGGGGAAGCAATTGTGACAATAGCATGTGTGAGATAGATGACAAAGATGATCTAGAATTTAATGCTTCT AGTTTCAATCCCATGTGTGAACCCACTGAAGACTGGCCACCCAAATTAGATCAAAGTTCTGAGCTACGCCGAAGTGGAGTAAATTTGTCTTTGAATGAAACAATGGAAGCTGCTAGCACTGCTGGAATGTCTGGTAAGGAGGAGAATGGCTTCACTTTTCTTTGTGGACCTCCAACaggtgatgatgatgaagaagtaACAGAGTCAAAAATTAGAGCCTTCCTGGATGAAAAG GCTCTGGAACTGAAGAAGCTGCAATCTCCTCTGTATGAACAGTTCTACAACACATTGAATGGTAGTCTTCCAACTTCTGTTGGAACTGCAAATGGTGAAAATATTTTGAGCTTACCTCCTAAAAGTAGGTCACCTAAGCGGCTGCCTAGCAGAAGACTCTCAGCAGTTGCTGATGCTGCCAACATGGTCAGCTCAAAGAGTCGTATGAATCATTTCTCAAATACTGCAGTTGTTCATGACCGGACTTTACAAGAAATTCAGCCACTGTCTGTTGAGGAATGGAAAGGGCAGGATATAATTAGTCCGAG CATGAGCTTTTCTGAGAGACAAAGGAGATGGAAGGAAGAGCTTGACCAAGAGCTTGAGAGAAAGAGAG